In one Bombus fervidus isolate BK054 chromosome 16, iyBomFerv1, whole genome shotgun sequence genomic region, the following are encoded:
- the Inae gene encoding inactivation no afterpotential E isoform X5, whose product MPGIVVFRRRWSVGSDDLVVPGAFLFILHLIWMTVLSILLGVLDWNRNIFCVFLLWEYFVGYLVIFVLSMIVEFSICFLATRGSILDTAARAPMQYILYVRLLLLLVETGWLCAGITWLTHFYQSCTIGQVKDVMLGLVVSNWCVLASVMVTVWCTYDAAGRSWVKMKKYQRSMREAESRCGKLHYNRSGSRNRNWRQRKVIRAYQDSWDNRCRLLFCCMGNSDRNRNSFADIARLLSDFFRDLDVVPSDVVAGLVLLRKFQKIERELIVKQRKNDTYEFLSGVPVTPRTKFLSLTEDGDLGHFQSAIHYMHFALAAYGWPMFLISHSTGLCQLCTRLRCGCFPCGRHEDEATVVEDNCCQCNYAALRKMVDVAEVEVIYATFHVDVGETPFFVALDYTKKKVVVSIRGTLSMKDVLTDLNAEGEVLPLSPPREDWLGHKGMVQAAEYIRKKLLEEEIISRALAKDTSRGTHQFGLTLVGHSLGAGTAAILAILLKQDYPDLVCFSFAPPGGLLSMPAQQYSQEFITSVVVGKDVVPRIGLRQMESLRADLINAIKRSVDPKWKTIACSVMCCGCGSTPTSAANLEAGGCISEYQRDKDLARSQTVVPSDSSIALTLHRPLYPPGRIIHVVRHHPNKGEKKYESRWRQMLHKHEPVYQALWAGPCDFDEVLISPVMIQDHMPDNMLKALNKVSACRDRGTADGDRAQRATVATDAATQRTPEQRHVAVVLHHQSTPTSSHGRDADVYVTTHSSCHGTRSNRRRDWDESSRTAPLATPETLSEASSSPPSPVPPPRPMRRTPKISGNLSTAADDLKNNLHFAMLSAKNYFLREGNNGSNTSSGNSEASYESAKSLTAGLPPPVPRRRDSVIVRREQRVCTAACCRDDLSENSSSQASSHSSRASQTLNRVQSGFPVEEHETNGSSLDFFEAKGSSGQRDSSNDVFLSVRSSPECKGLMAPATDLGAEWKKKFDATGLPGDASLPLLRGLSPTPTHGQHSSPFFNAKRKKYVYPITLVGRGESSV is encoded by the exons GATGACAGTACTGAGCATCCTACTCGGAGTCCTCGATTGGAATCGCAATATTTTCTGTGTCTTTCTACTGTGGGAATACTTCGTGGGATACTTAGTCATTTTCGTGTTATCGATGATAGTAGAATTTTCCATCTGCTTTCTGGCTACAAGGGGAAGCATCCTGGACACTGCAGCCAGAGCGCCAATGCAATATATTCTCTATGTTCGACTTC TACTTTTATTGGTAGAGACTGGCTGGTTGTGCGCAGGTATAACGTGGTTAACGCATTTCTACCAAAGCTGTACCATCGGCCAAGTGAAAGATGTAATGTTAG GTTTAGTGGTATCAAATTGGTGCGTATTGGCGTCGGTGATGGTAACGGTGTGGTGCACATACGACGCTGCGGGTAGATCGTGggtaaaaatgaagaaatatcaACGCAGCATGAGGGAAGCGGAATCGAGATGCGGTAAATTGCATTACAACCGAAGCGGTAGCAGAAACAGAAACTGGCGGCAGAG AAAAGTTATACGAGCGTACCAGGATAGCTGGGACAACAGATGCAGACTTTTATTCTGCTGCATGGGCAATTCTGATAGGAATCGA AATTCGTTCGCAGACATCGCCAGATTATTGAGCGACTTCTTCCGAGACCTTGACGTGGTTCCATCGGACGTGGTCGCCGGTCTGGTGTTATTGAGAAAGTTCCAAAAAATCGAACGGGAACTGATAGTGAAGCAACGAAAGAACGATACGTACGAGTTTCTATCCGGTGTGCCAGTTACACCTCGCACTAAATTCCTGTCCTTGACCGAGGATGGTGATCTGGGCCACTTTCAATCGGCCATTCATTACATGCACTTTGCCCTCGCTGCTTACGGCTGGCCCATGTTCCTCATTAGCCATTCCACCGGTCTTTGTCAGCTTTGCACGAG ATTAAGATGCGGCTGTTTCCCGTGCGGCAGGCACGAAGACGAGGCGACCGTTGTGGAAGACAATTGTTGCCAGTGCAATTACGCAGCATTAAGAAAGATGGTTGACGTCGCTGAGGTGGAGGTCATTTATGCGACTTTTCACGTCGACGTCGGTGAGACGCCGTTCTTCGTCGCGCTCGATTACACGAAGAAAAAG GTTGTCGTTAGTATACGAGGAACCCTCAGCATGAAGGATGTATTAACGGACTTGAACGCGGAGGGTGAAGTGTTACCATTGTCACCACCGAGGGAGGACTGGTTAGGCCATAAGGGTATGGTCCAAGCAGCCGAATACATTCGAAAGAAACTACTCGAAGAGGAAATTATATCCCGCGCGCTTGCCAAG GATACGTCGAGGGGGACCCATCAATTTGGTCTGACACTCGTCGGTCATTCTCTGGGAGCTGGTACAGCAGCTATCTTAGCGATTTTGCTTAAACAAGACTATCCTGACCTGGTGTGCTTCTCGTTCGCTCCACCGGGTGGTCTCTTGAGCATGCCTGCTCAGCAATACTCACAGGAATTTATTACATCCGTAGTAGTTGGGAAAGATGTCGTACCTAGGATAGGTCTTAGACAGATGGAGAGCTTAAGAGCTGATCTTATCAATGCCATAAAAAGAAGCGTCGATCCGAAG TGGAAAACGATAGCGTGCTCGGTGATGTGTTGCGGTTGTGGTTCCACCCCTACCTCGGCTGCGAATTTAGAAGCTGGTGGATGTATCAGCGAGTATCAGAGAGACAAGGACCTAGCTCGTTCGCAGACCGTTGTTCCGAGCGACTCCAGCATCGCGTTGACATTGCACAGGCCTCTCTATCCACCTGGTCGAATCATACACGTTGTTCGACATCATCCCAACAAGGGAGA GAAAAAGTATGAGAGCCGTTGGAG ACAAATGTTACACAAACACGAACCGGTGTACCAAGCGCTTTGGGCAGGACCGTGCGACTTCGACGAGGTGTTGATAAGCCCGGTGATGATACAGGACCATATGCCGGACAATATGCTGAAAGCATTGAACAAG GTGTCAGCGTGCAGAGATCGCGGCACTGCAGACGGAGATAGAGCACAGCGTGCAACGGTTGCGACGGACGCAGCAACACAACGGACGCCTGAACAACGACACGTCGCGGTCGTACTCCATCATCAAAGTACACCGACGAGCTCTCACGGCCGCGACGCCGACGTCTATGTCACCACACACTCTTCTTGCCACGGCACAAG ATCGAATCGTCGAAGAGACTGGGACGAGAGCTCTCGAACGGCGCCACTAGCCACACCGGAAACTCTCTCGGAGGCGTCGAGCAGTCCACCATCGCCGGTACCACCACCGAGACCGATGAGGCGTACACCCAAGATTTCGGGAAACTTGTCAACGGCGGCGGACGACTTGAAGAACAATCTTCACTTCGCTATGCTCTCGGCGAAGAATTACTTCCTGAGGGAAGGGAACAACGGCAGTAACACAAGCAGCGGCAACAGCGAGGCGAGCTACGAAAGCGCCAAGAGCTTAACCGCTGGTCTTCCGCCGCCAGTACCGAGAAGACGGGACTCCGTTATCGTCAGGAG AGAGCAAAGAGTGTGCACAGCTGCCTGCTGCAGAGACGATTTGTCGGAAAACTCCTCGTCGCAAGCCTCTTCCCATTCATCTAGGGCGTCTCAAACGTTGAATCGAGTTCAATCAGGTTTCCCCGTGGAGGAACACGAAACGAATGGATCCAGCTTGGACTTTTTCGAAGCAAAA GGTTCTTCTGGACAACGTGATAGCAGTAACGACGTGTTCCTCAGTGTCAGAAGTTCCCCAGAGTGTAAAGGTTTGATGGCACCAGCTACGGATTTAGGGGCAGagtggaaaaagaaatttgacgCAACAGGGCTGCCTGGTGATGCTTCGTTACCTCTTCTACGTGGACTATCGCCAACACCTACGCACGGGCAACATAGTTCGCCATTTTTCAACGCGAAACGCAAGAAATACGTTTATCCGATTACGCTGGTTGGTCGAGGCGAAAGTAGCGTTTAA
- the Inae gene encoding inactivation no afterpotential E isoform X3 produces the protein MPGIVVFRRRWSVGSDDLVVPGAFLFILHLIWMTVLSILLGVLDWNRNIFCVFLLWEYFVGYLVIFVLSMIVEFSICFLATRGSILDTAARAPMQYILYVRLLLLLVETGWLCAGITWLTHFYQSCTIGQVKDVMLGLVVSNWCVLASVMVTVWCTYDAAGRSWVKMKKYQRSMREAESRCGKLHYNRSGSRNRNWRQRKVIRAYQDSWDNRCRLLFCCMGNSDRNRNSFADIARLLSDFFRDLDVVPSDVVAGLVLLRKFQKIERELIVKQRKNDTYEFLSGVPVTPRTKFLSLTEDGDLGHFQSAIHYMHFALAAYGWPMFLISHSTGLCQLCTRLRCGCFPCGRHEDEATVVEDNCCQCNYAALRKMVDVAEVEVIYATFHVDVGETPFFVALDYTKKKVVVSIRGTLSMKDVLTDLNAEGEVLPLSPPREDWLGHKGMVQAAEYIRKKLLEEEIISRALAKDTSRGTHQFGLTLVGHSLGAGTAAILAILLKQDYPDLVCFSFAPPGGLLSMPAQQYSQEFITSVVVGKDVVPRIGLRQMESLRADLINAIKRSVDPKWKTIACSVMCCGCGSTPTSAANLEAGGCISEYQRDKDLARSQTVVPSDSSIALTLHRPLYPPGRIIHVVRHHPNKGEQMLHKHEPVYQALWAGPCDFDEVLISPVMIQDHMPDNMLKALNKVVTTLGPAKPQRLASGHASSTEPSEAREAVEIQEMEVEQEMRALLSSSSPVKSHPSNLAGTPPHKLCLETSFTSLQSPSEFPQAGRELSVDSRGIPWEYVSLASELLNTPRADETKSSNRRRDWDESSRTAPLATPETLSEASSSPPSPVPPPRPMRRTPKISGNLSTAADDLKNNLHFAMLSAKNYFLREGNNGSNTSSGNSEASYESAKSLTAGLPPPVPRRRDSVIVRREQRVCTAACCRDDLSENSSSQASSHSSRASQTLNRVQSGFPVEEHETNGSSLDFFEAKGSSGQRDSSNDVFLSVRSSPECKGLMAPATDLGAEWKKKFDATGLPGDASLPLLRGLSPTPTHGQHSSPFFNAKRKKYVYPITLVGRGESSV, from the exons GATGACAGTACTGAGCATCCTACTCGGAGTCCTCGATTGGAATCGCAATATTTTCTGTGTCTTTCTACTGTGGGAATACTTCGTGGGATACTTAGTCATTTTCGTGTTATCGATGATAGTAGAATTTTCCATCTGCTTTCTGGCTACAAGGGGAAGCATCCTGGACACTGCAGCCAGAGCGCCAATGCAATATATTCTCTATGTTCGACTTC TACTTTTATTGGTAGAGACTGGCTGGTTGTGCGCAGGTATAACGTGGTTAACGCATTTCTACCAAAGCTGTACCATCGGCCAAGTGAAAGATGTAATGTTAG GTTTAGTGGTATCAAATTGGTGCGTATTGGCGTCGGTGATGGTAACGGTGTGGTGCACATACGACGCTGCGGGTAGATCGTGggtaaaaatgaagaaatatcaACGCAGCATGAGGGAAGCGGAATCGAGATGCGGTAAATTGCATTACAACCGAAGCGGTAGCAGAAACAGAAACTGGCGGCAGAG AAAAGTTATACGAGCGTACCAGGATAGCTGGGACAACAGATGCAGACTTTTATTCTGCTGCATGGGCAATTCTGATAGGAATCGA AATTCGTTCGCAGACATCGCCAGATTATTGAGCGACTTCTTCCGAGACCTTGACGTGGTTCCATCGGACGTGGTCGCCGGTCTGGTGTTATTGAGAAAGTTCCAAAAAATCGAACGGGAACTGATAGTGAAGCAACGAAAGAACGATACGTACGAGTTTCTATCCGGTGTGCCAGTTACACCTCGCACTAAATTCCTGTCCTTGACCGAGGATGGTGATCTGGGCCACTTTCAATCGGCCATTCATTACATGCACTTTGCCCTCGCTGCTTACGGCTGGCCCATGTTCCTCATTAGCCATTCCACCGGTCTTTGTCAGCTTTGCACGAG ATTAAGATGCGGCTGTTTCCCGTGCGGCAGGCACGAAGACGAGGCGACCGTTGTGGAAGACAATTGTTGCCAGTGCAATTACGCAGCATTAAGAAAGATGGTTGACGTCGCTGAGGTGGAGGTCATTTATGCGACTTTTCACGTCGACGTCGGTGAGACGCCGTTCTTCGTCGCGCTCGATTACACGAAGAAAAAG GTTGTCGTTAGTATACGAGGAACCCTCAGCATGAAGGATGTATTAACGGACTTGAACGCGGAGGGTGAAGTGTTACCATTGTCACCACCGAGGGAGGACTGGTTAGGCCATAAGGGTATGGTCCAAGCAGCCGAATACATTCGAAAGAAACTACTCGAAGAGGAAATTATATCCCGCGCGCTTGCCAAG GATACGTCGAGGGGGACCCATCAATTTGGTCTGACACTCGTCGGTCATTCTCTGGGAGCTGGTACAGCAGCTATCTTAGCGATTTTGCTTAAACAAGACTATCCTGACCTGGTGTGCTTCTCGTTCGCTCCACCGGGTGGTCTCTTGAGCATGCCTGCTCAGCAATACTCACAGGAATTTATTACATCCGTAGTAGTTGGGAAAGATGTCGTACCTAGGATAGGTCTTAGACAGATGGAGAGCTTAAGAGCTGATCTTATCAATGCCATAAAAAGAAGCGTCGATCCGAAG TGGAAAACGATAGCGTGCTCGGTGATGTGTTGCGGTTGTGGTTCCACCCCTACCTCGGCTGCGAATTTAGAAGCTGGTGGATGTATCAGCGAGTATCAGAGAGACAAGGACCTAGCTCGTTCGCAGACCGTTGTTCCGAGCGACTCCAGCATCGCGTTGACATTGCACAGGCCTCTCTATCCACCTGGTCGAATCATACACGTTGTTCGACATCATCCCAACAAGGGAGA ACAAATGTTACACAAACACGAACCGGTGTACCAAGCGCTTTGGGCAGGACCGTGCGACTTCGACGAGGTGTTGATAAGCCCGGTGATGATACAGGACCATATGCCGGACAATATGCTGAAAGCATTGAACAAG GTTGTAACGACCCTGGGACCGGCGAAGCCACAGAGACTGGCTTCCGGTCACGCATCATCGACGGAGCCGTCGGAGGCACGCGAGGCCGTCGAGATCCAGGAGATGGAGGTGGAACAGGAGATGAGAGCGTTACTCTCTTCATCCAGCCCCGTAAAATCGCATCCTAGCAACCTGGCTGGGACGCCACCGCACAAACTCTGCCTGGAGACAAGCTTCACGTCGTTGCAAAGCCCCTCGGAGTTTCCTCAAGCTGGTCGCGAGCTGAGCGTCGACTCCAGGGGAATTCCATGGGAATACGTCAGTCTGGCCAGCGAATTGCTCAACACGCCCAGGGCCGACGAGACTAAATC ATCGAATCGTCGAAGAGACTGGGACGAGAGCTCTCGAACGGCGCCACTAGCCACACCGGAAACTCTCTCGGAGGCGTCGAGCAGTCCACCATCGCCGGTACCACCACCGAGACCGATGAGGCGTACACCCAAGATTTCGGGAAACTTGTCAACGGCGGCGGACGACTTGAAGAACAATCTTCACTTCGCTATGCTCTCGGCGAAGAATTACTTCCTGAGGGAAGGGAACAACGGCAGTAACACAAGCAGCGGCAACAGCGAGGCGAGCTACGAAAGCGCCAAGAGCTTAACCGCTGGTCTTCCGCCGCCAGTACCGAGAAGACGGGACTCCGTTATCGTCAGGAG AGAGCAAAGAGTGTGCACAGCTGCCTGCTGCAGAGACGATTTGTCGGAAAACTCCTCGTCGCAAGCCTCTTCCCATTCATCTAGGGCGTCTCAAACGTTGAATCGAGTTCAATCAGGTTTCCCCGTGGAGGAACACGAAACGAATGGATCCAGCTTGGACTTTTTCGAAGCAAAA GGTTCTTCTGGACAACGTGATAGCAGTAACGACGTGTTCCTCAGTGTCAGAAGTTCCCCAGAGTGTAAAGGTTTGATGGCACCAGCTACGGATTTAGGGGCAGagtggaaaaagaaatttgacgCAACAGGGCTGCCTGGTGATGCTTCGTTACCTCTTCTACGTGGACTATCGCCAACACCTACGCACGGGCAACATAGTTCGCCATTTTTCAACGCGAAACGCAAGAAATACGTTTATCCGATTACGCTGGTTGGTCGAGGCGAAAGTAGCGTTTAA
- the Inae gene encoding inactivation no afterpotential E isoform X1 — MPGIVVFRRRWSVGSDDLVVPGAFLFILHLIWMTVLSILLGVLDWNRNIFCVFLLWEYFVGYLVIFVLSMIVEFSICFLATRGSILDTAARAPMQYILYVRLLLLLVETGWLCAGITWLTHFYQSCTIGQVKDVMLGLVVSNWCVLASVMVTVWCTYDAAGRSWVKMKKYQRSMREAESRCGKLHYNRSGSRNRNWRQRKVIRAYQDSWDNRCRLLFCCMGNSDRNRNSFADIARLLSDFFRDLDVVPSDVVAGLVLLRKFQKIERELIVKQRKNDTYEFLSGVPVTPRTKFLSLTEDGDLGHFQSAIHYMHFALAAYGWPMFLISHSTGLCQLCTRLRCGCFPCGRHEDEATVVEDNCCQCNYAALRKMVDVAEVEVIYATFHVDVGETPFFVALDYTKKKVVVSIRGTLSMKDVLTDLNAEGEVLPLSPPREDWLGHKGMVQAAEYIRKKLLEEEIISRALAKDTSRGTHQFGLTLVGHSLGAGTAAILAILLKQDYPDLVCFSFAPPGGLLSMPAQQYSQEFITSVVVGKDVVPRIGLRQMESLRADLINAIKRSVDPKWKTIACSVMCCGCGSTPTSAANLEAGGCISEYQRDKDLARSQTVVPSDSSIALTLHRPLYPPGRIIHVVRHHPNKGEKKYESRWRQMLHKHEPVYQALWAGPCDFDEVLISPVMIQDHMPDNMLKALNKVVTTLGPAKPQRLASGHASSTEPSEAREAVEIQEMEVEQEMRALLSSSSPVKSHPSNLAGTPPHKLCLETSFTSLQSPSEFPQAGRELSVDSRGIPWEYVSLASELLNTPRADETKSSNRRRDWDESSRTAPLATPETLSEASSSPPSPVPPPRPMRRTPKISGNLSTAADDLKNNLHFAMLSAKNYFLREGNNGSNTSSGNSEASYESAKSLTAGLPPPVPRRRDSVIVRREQRVCTAACCRDDLSENSSSQASSHSSRASQTLNRVQSGFPVEEHETNGSSLDFFEAKGSSGQRDSSNDVFLSVRSSPECKGLMAPATDLGAEWKKKFDATGLPGDASLPLLRGLSPTPTHGQHSSPFFNAKRKKYVYPITLVGRGESSV, encoded by the exons GATGACAGTACTGAGCATCCTACTCGGAGTCCTCGATTGGAATCGCAATATTTTCTGTGTCTTTCTACTGTGGGAATACTTCGTGGGATACTTAGTCATTTTCGTGTTATCGATGATAGTAGAATTTTCCATCTGCTTTCTGGCTACAAGGGGAAGCATCCTGGACACTGCAGCCAGAGCGCCAATGCAATATATTCTCTATGTTCGACTTC TACTTTTATTGGTAGAGACTGGCTGGTTGTGCGCAGGTATAACGTGGTTAACGCATTTCTACCAAAGCTGTACCATCGGCCAAGTGAAAGATGTAATGTTAG GTTTAGTGGTATCAAATTGGTGCGTATTGGCGTCGGTGATGGTAACGGTGTGGTGCACATACGACGCTGCGGGTAGATCGTGggtaaaaatgaagaaatatcaACGCAGCATGAGGGAAGCGGAATCGAGATGCGGTAAATTGCATTACAACCGAAGCGGTAGCAGAAACAGAAACTGGCGGCAGAG AAAAGTTATACGAGCGTACCAGGATAGCTGGGACAACAGATGCAGACTTTTATTCTGCTGCATGGGCAATTCTGATAGGAATCGA AATTCGTTCGCAGACATCGCCAGATTATTGAGCGACTTCTTCCGAGACCTTGACGTGGTTCCATCGGACGTGGTCGCCGGTCTGGTGTTATTGAGAAAGTTCCAAAAAATCGAACGGGAACTGATAGTGAAGCAACGAAAGAACGATACGTACGAGTTTCTATCCGGTGTGCCAGTTACACCTCGCACTAAATTCCTGTCCTTGACCGAGGATGGTGATCTGGGCCACTTTCAATCGGCCATTCATTACATGCACTTTGCCCTCGCTGCTTACGGCTGGCCCATGTTCCTCATTAGCCATTCCACCGGTCTTTGTCAGCTTTGCACGAG ATTAAGATGCGGCTGTTTCCCGTGCGGCAGGCACGAAGACGAGGCGACCGTTGTGGAAGACAATTGTTGCCAGTGCAATTACGCAGCATTAAGAAAGATGGTTGACGTCGCTGAGGTGGAGGTCATTTATGCGACTTTTCACGTCGACGTCGGTGAGACGCCGTTCTTCGTCGCGCTCGATTACACGAAGAAAAAG GTTGTCGTTAGTATACGAGGAACCCTCAGCATGAAGGATGTATTAACGGACTTGAACGCGGAGGGTGAAGTGTTACCATTGTCACCACCGAGGGAGGACTGGTTAGGCCATAAGGGTATGGTCCAAGCAGCCGAATACATTCGAAAGAAACTACTCGAAGAGGAAATTATATCCCGCGCGCTTGCCAAG GATACGTCGAGGGGGACCCATCAATTTGGTCTGACACTCGTCGGTCATTCTCTGGGAGCTGGTACAGCAGCTATCTTAGCGATTTTGCTTAAACAAGACTATCCTGACCTGGTGTGCTTCTCGTTCGCTCCACCGGGTGGTCTCTTGAGCATGCCTGCTCAGCAATACTCACAGGAATTTATTACATCCGTAGTAGTTGGGAAAGATGTCGTACCTAGGATAGGTCTTAGACAGATGGAGAGCTTAAGAGCTGATCTTATCAATGCCATAAAAAGAAGCGTCGATCCGAAG TGGAAAACGATAGCGTGCTCGGTGATGTGTTGCGGTTGTGGTTCCACCCCTACCTCGGCTGCGAATTTAGAAGCTGGTGGATGTATCAGCGAGTATCAGAGAGACAAGGACCTAGCTCGTTCGCAGACCGTTGTTCCGAGCGACTCCAGCATCGCGTTGACATTGCACAGGCCTCTCTATCCACCTGGTCGAATCATACACGTTGTTCGACATCATCCCAACAAGGGAGA GAAAAAGTATGAGAGCCGTTGGAG ACAAATGTTACACAAACACGAACCGGTGTACCAAGCGCTTTGGGCAGGACCGTGCGACTTCGACGAGGTGTTGATAAGCCCGGTGATGATACAGGACCATATGCCGGACAATATGCTGAAAGCATTGAACAAG GTTGTAACGACCCTGGGACCGGCGAAGCCACAGAGACTGGCTTCCGGTCACGCATCATCGACGGAGCCGTCGGAGGCACGCGAGGCCGTCGAGATCCAGGAGATGGAGGTGGAACAGGAGATGAGAGCGTTACTCTCTTCATCCAGCCCCGTAAAATCGCATCCTAGCAACCTGGCTGGGACGCCACCGCACAAACTCTGCCTGGAGACAAGCTTCACGTCGTTGCAAAGCCCCTCGGAGTTTCCTCAAGCTGGTCGCGAGCTGAGCGTCGACTCCAGGGGAATTCCATGGGAATACGTCAGTCTGGCCAGCGAATTGCTCAACACGCCCAGGGCCGACGAGACTAAATC ATCGAATCGTCGAAGAGACTGGGACGAGAGCTCTCGAACGGCGCCACTAGCCACACCGGAAACTCTCTCGGAGGCGTCGAGCAGTCCACCATCGCCGGTACCACCACCGAGACCGATGAGGCGTACACCCAAGATTTCGGGAAACTTGTCAACGGCGGCGGACGACTTGAAGAACAATCTTCACTTCGCTATGCTCTCGGCGAAGAATTACTTCCTGAGGGAAGGGAACAACGGCAGTAACACAAGCAGCGGCAACAGCGAGGCGAGCTACGAAAGCGCCAAGAGCTTAACCGCTGGTCTTCCGCCGCCAGTACCGAGAAGACGGGACTCCGTTATCGTCAGGAG AGAGCAAAGAGTGTGCACAGCTGCCTGCTGCAGAGACGATTTGTCGGAAAACTCCTCGTCGCAAGCCTCTTCCCATTCATCTAGGGCGTCTCAAACGTTGAATCGAGTTCAATCAGGTTTCCCCGTGGAGGAACACGAAACGAATGGATCCAGCTTGGACTTTTTCGAAGCAAAA GGTTCTTCTGGACAACGTGATAGCAGTAACGACGTGTTCCTCAGTGTCAGAAGTTCCCCAGAGTGTAAAGGTTTGATGGCACCAGCTACGGATTTAGGGGCAGagtggaaaaagaaatttgacgCAACAGGGCTGCCTGGTGATGCTTCGTTACCTCTTCTACGTGGACTATCGCCAACACCTACGCACGGGCAACATAGTTCGCCATTTTTCAACGCGAAACGCAAGAAATACGTTTATCCGATTACGCTGGTTGGTCGAGGCGAAAGTAGCGTTTAA